One stretch of Cottoperca gobio chromosome 18, fCotGob3.1, whole genome shotgun sequence DNA includes these proteins:
- the tbc1d14 gene encoding TBC1 domain family member 14 isoform X1, which produces MANTTHGTRDPSDGRCGVSGEAIVENGCVVTDQNSSDLHKHTNNHCHDPCTTPHSEPVVPIYKPSCSSTPIYYCSPQKRYSDLNQDSHSLTSQDSGIPTLEINPPEPILHSHQRPGDGGLISDSSPYSPATLTLDDDPSDGNSIRKSSTFPRSGYDSIRHFSPALRLSATTGMGLGGGALNRSDDISVCSVSSMSTELSVSNEDILDFTVTSDSSAIVTLETDDSGAAHFSDVTLSSSPGDLWSPVRLHPGSGVTQQEEDGRMKKLGPLASLFNRSLFARRVKDSRPVEQKDPGWKLFGKVPPREGPIKDPKRIQKEYETKSGRAGPGNPTSPRHGVRKNLDFEPLSTTALILEDRPANLPAKPAEEAQKHRQQYEEMVAQAKKRELKEAQKRKKQLEDRCKLEESIGTAAQIWNQEILPNWSATCTSRRVRDLWWQGIPPSVRGKVWSLAVGNELNITHELYSICLARAKEKWRTTPAPSLEIETEDAGSSDRESSLELIKLDISRTFPHLCIFQQGGPYHDVLHSILGAYTCYRPDVGYVQGMSFIAAVLILNLDTADAFIAFANLLNKPCQMAFFRVDHSLMLTYFAAFEVFFEENLPKLFAHFQKNNLTPDIYLIDWIFTLYSKSLPLDLACRVWDVFCRDNEEFLFRTGLGLLRLYQEVLTPMDFIHMAQFLTRLPDLIPADQLFQHIAAIHMTSRNRKWGQVLQALQKDPERGSPVLKR; this is translated from the exons ATGGCGAACACGACCCACGGTACCCGGGACCCAAGCGACGGCCGCTGTG GTGTCTCTGGAGAAGCCATAGTGGAGAATGGCTGTGTAGTGACGGACCAGAATTCCTCTGACCTTCACAAGCATACCAACAACCACtgccatgatccctgcacgacCCCGCACAGCGAGCCCGTCGTGCCCATTTACAAGCCATCCTGCTCCTCTACCCCCATCTACTATTGCAGCCCCCAGAAAAGATACTCAGACCTGAACCAGGACAGCCACAGCTTGACTTCCCAGGACTCTGGTATCCCGACTCTGGAGATCAACCCTCCAGAGCCCATCCTCCACAGCCACCAACGCCCAGGTGACGGAGGCCTCATCTCGGACTCCAGTCCCTACTCTCCTGCCACTTTAACTTTGGATGATGATCCCTCTGATGGCAACTCCATCCGCAAATCCTCCACCTTCCCCCGCAGCGGGTACGACTCCATCCGCCACTTTAGCCCCGCCCTCAGATTATCCGCCACAACGGGGATGGGTCTCGGGGGCGGAGCTTTAAACCGCAGCGACGACATCTCTGTGTGCAGCGTGTCCAGCATGAGCACAGAGCTATCGGTCTCCAATGAAGACATCTTGGATTTCACCGTCACCTCTGACTCCAGCGCCATTGTTACCTTAGAGACGGATGACAGCGGCGCAGCTCATTTCTCAGACGTGACGCTGTCGTCGTCACCCGGAGACTTATGGAGTCCTGTACGGCTGCATCCGGGGTCTGGGGTCACGCAACAGGAAGAGGACGGCAGAATGAAGAAGCTGGGACCTCTGGCAAGCTTATTCAACAG GAGCCTGTTTGCCAGGAGGGTGAAAGACAGTCGGCCAGTGGAGCAAAAGGATCCAGGGTGGAAGCTGTTTGGGAAGGTCCCACCACGGGAAGGCCCCATCAAGGACCCGAAAAGAATACAGAAG GAATATGAAACCAAGAGTGGCAGAGCTGGACCTGGCAACCCGACGTCTCCCAGGCACGGTGTGAGGAAAAACTTGGACTTTGAGCCCCTCTCCACCACGGCACTTATACTGGAGGACAGACCTGC TAATCTGCCTGCCAAGCCAGCCGAGGAGGCccagaaacacagacagcagTATGAAGAGATGGTGGCCCAGGCCAAGAAGAGAG agttGAAGGAGGCTcagaagagaaagaagcagctggaggatCGGTGTAAGCTTGAGGAAAGCATTGGCACAGCCGCCCAGATCTGGAACCAGGAGATCTTGCCTAACTGGAGTGCAAC GTGTACATCTCGACGAGTGAGGGACCTCTGGTGGCAGGGCATCCCCCCCAGTGTACGAGGCAAAGTGTGGAGCCTGGCCGTGGGCAACGAGCTCAACATcacacatg AACTGTATAGCATCTGTCTAGCCCGGGCAAAAGAGAAGTGGAGGACCACGCCAGCTCCGTCCTTAGAGATTGAAACTGAAG ATGCCGGTTCGTCAGATAGGGAGTCGAGCCTGGAGCTGATCAAGCTGGACATCTCCAGAACTTTCCCCCACCTCTGTATCTTCCAGCAG GGCGGGCCATATCATGATGTGCTGCACAGCATTCTGGGAGCATACACTTGTTACCGGCCAGACGTTGGCTAC gTGCAGGGAATGTCGTTCATCGCAGCAGTGCTGATCCTGAACCTGGACACAGCAGATGCCTTTATAGCTTTTGCCAACCTGCTCAACAAGCCCTGTCAGATGGCCTTCTTCAGAGTCGACCACAGCCTt ATGTTGACTTACTTTGCGGCATTTGAAGTGTTCTTTGAAGAAAATCTACCAAAGCTCTTTGCACATTTCCAGAAAAACAACTTGACCCCCGATATTTATTTAATCGACTG gATCTTCACCCTGTACAGTAAGTCTCTGCCGTTGGACCTGGCGTGTCGGGTGTGGGATGTGTTCTGCAGAGACAACGAGGAGTTCCTGTTCCGCACGGGGCTGGGCCTGCTGCGTCTCTACCAGGAAGTTCTGACCCCCATGGACTTCATCCACATGGCTCAATTCCTCACCCGCCTGCCCGACCTCATCCCCGCCGATCAGCTCTTCCAGCACATCGCTGCTATTCACATGACTAGCCGCAACAGGAAGTGGGGGCAG GTCCTGCAGGCGCTACAGAAAGATCCGGAGCGAGGCAGCCCGGTGCTGAAGCGCTGA
- the tbc1d14 gene encoding TBC1 domain family member 14 isoform X2, producing the protein MEYETKSGRAGPGNPTSPRHGVRKNLDFEPLSTTALILEDRPANLPAKPAEEAQKHRQQYEEMVAQAKKRELKEAQKRKKQLEDRCKLEESIGTAAQIWNQEILPNWSATCTSRRVRDLWWQGIPPSVRGKVWSLAVGNELNITHELYSICLARAKEKWRTTPAPSLEIETEDAGSSDRESSLELIKLDISRTFPHLCIFQQGGPYHDVLHSILGAYTCYRPDVGYVQGMSFIAAVLILNLDTADAFIAFANLLNKPCQMAFFRVDHSLMLTYFAAFEVFFEENLPKLFAHFQKNNLTPDIYLIDWIFTLYSKSLPLDLACRVWDVFCRDNEEFLFRTGLGLLRLYQEVLTPMDFIHMAQFLTRLPDLIPADQLFQHIAAIHMTSRNRKWGQVLQALQKDPERGSPVLKR; encoded by the exons ATG GAATATGAAACCAAGAGTGGCAGAGCTGGACCTGGCAACCCGACGTCTCCCAGGCACGGTGTGAGGAAAAACTTGGACTTTGAGCCCCTCTCCACCACGGCACTTATACTGGAGGACAGACCTGC TAATCTGCCTGCCAAGCCAGCCGAGGAGGCccagaaacacagacagcagTATGAAGAGATGGTGGCCCAGGCCAAGAAGAGAG agttGAAGGAGGCTcagaagagaaagaagcagctggaggatCGGTGTAAGCTTGAGGAAAGCATTGGCACAGCCGCCCAGATCTGGAACCAGGAGATCTTGCCTAACTGGAGTGCAAC GTGTACATCTCGACGAGTGAGGGACCTCTGGTGGCAGGGCATCCCCCCCAGTGTACGAGGCAAAGTGTGGAGCCTGGCCGTGGGCAACGAGCTCAACATcacacatg AACTGTATAGCATCTGTCTAGCCCGGGCAAAAGAGAAGTGGAGGACCACGCCAGCTCCGTCCTTAGAGATTGAAACTGAAG ATGCCGGTTCGTCAGATAGGGAGTCGAGCCTGGAGCTGATCAAGCTGGACATCTCCAGAACTTTCCCCCACCTCTGTATCTTCCAGCAG GGCGGGCCATATCATGATGTGCTGCACAGCATTCTGGGAGCATACACTTGTTACCGGCCAGACGTTGGCTAC gTGCAGGGAATGTCGTTCATCGCAGCAGTGCTGATCCTGAACCTGGACACAGCAGATGCCTTTATAGCTTTTGCCAACCTGCTCAACAAGCCCTGTCAGATGGCCTTCTTCAGAGTCGACCACAGCCTt ATGTTGACTTACTTTGCGGCATTTGAAGTGTTCTTTGAAGAAAATCTACCAAAGCTCTTTGCACATTTCCAGAAAAACAACTTGACCCCCGATATTTATTTAATCGACTG gATCTTCACCCTGTACAGTAAGTCTCTGCCGTTGGACCTGGCGTGTCGGGTGTGGGATGTGTTCTGCAGAGACAACGAGGAGTTCCTGTTCCGCACGGGGCTGGGCCTGCTGCGTCTCTACCAGGAAGTTCTGACCCCCATGGACTTCATCCACATGGCTCAATTCCTCACCCGCCTGCCCGACCTCATCCCCGCCGATCAGCTCTTCCAGCACATCGCTGCTATTCACATGACTAGCCGCAACAGGAAGTGGGGGCAG GTCCTGCAGGCGCTACAGAAAGATCCGGAGCGAGGCAGCCCGGTGCTGAAGCGCTGA
- the LOC115023615 gene encoding C-C motif chemokine 4-like produces the protein MRSSHILLLCILGHALVTSVFCNNAIGPNNCCFKPYYPRPLHKRYVQSYYMTDYRCAKNAAILVTKKSRNICVDPNLTWVETMMKSLDESTF, from the exons ATGAGGAGCAGTCACATCCTTCTGCTCTGCATCCTGGGACATGCACTGGTTACCTCAGTGTTCTGCAACA atgCTATTGGTCCGAACAACTGCTGCTTCAAACCCTACTACCCGAGACCTTTACACAAAAGATATGTCCAGTCATATTACATGACTGATTACCGATGCGCAAAGAATGCAGCCAT cctGGTCACGAAAAAGTCTCGCAACATCTGTGTGGATCCGAATCTTACCTGGGTTGAGACCATGATGAAAAGTTTGGACGAAAGCACCTTTTAA